The Saccharothrix variisporea genome has a segment encoding these proteins:
- the rox gene encoding rifampin monooxygenase — MFDVIIAGAGPTGVMLAAELRLHGVGVVVLDKEPEPTKVVRGLGLHARSLEVLGQRGIVDRFLAVGKQHPVGGFFAGIAKPQPDRLDTTHPYVLAIPQTTTERLLTERALELGTDIRRNRALVGLTQDDHAVTAELSDGTTLRARYLVGCDGGRSAVRKLLGIGFPGEPARKEWVLGEVRVTTPHDELMASVMELHKTRHGFGAIPLGDGVYRVGAPALDVAEDRTVPPTLDELKDAVRAVAGTDYGVHSPRWLSRFGDATRLADRYREGRVLLAGDAAHVHPPLGGQGLNLGIQDAVNLGWKLAGTLAGWAPPDLLDTYEAERRPVAADVLDNTRAQVLLTTHEPGPRAVRRLLAELMEFEEVNRFLLEKVMATAIRYDFGGDHHLVGRRLPDLPLKTGRVHDHLHTARGVLLDQTGRLSVAGWADRVDHVVEVSEELDVPAVLLRPDGHVAWVGDDQRDLLDHLPRWFGPA, encoded by the coding sequence ATGTTCGACGTGATCATCGCGGGGGCTGGGCCGACGGGTGTCATGCTGGCCGCGGAGCTCCGGTTGCACGGGGTGGGTGTGGTGGTGCTGGACAAGGAACCCGAGCCCACCAAGGTCGTGCGGGGGCTCGGGTTGCACGCGCGCAGTCTCGAAGTGCTGGGGCAGCGCGGCATCGTGGACCGGTTCCTCGCGGTCGGCAAGCAGCACCCGGTCGGGGGGTTCTTCGCGGGCATCGCCAAGCCGCAACCCGACCGCCTGGACACCACCCACCCGTACGTCCTGGCCATCCCGCAAACCACGACCGAACGGCTGCTGACCGAACGCGCGCTCGAACTGGGCACCGACATCCGGCGCAACCGCGCGCTCGTCGGCCTGACCCAGGACGACCACGCCGTCACCGCCGAACTGTCCGACGGCACCACCCTGCGCGCCCGCTACCTCGTCGGCTGCGACGGCGGGCGCAGCGCGGTGCGCAAGCTGCTGGGCATCGGCTTTCCCGGCGAACCCGCCCGCAAGGAGTGGGTGCTGGGCGAGGTCCGGGTGACCACGCCGCACGACGAGCTGATGGCGTCGGTCATGGAGCTGCACAAGACCCGGCACGGGTTCGGCGCGATCCCGCTCGGCGACGGCGTGTACCGGGTCGGCGCGCCCGCGCTCGACGTGGCCGAGGACCGCACCGTCCCGCCGACGCTCGACGAGCTCAAGGACGCGGTCCGGGCGGTGGCCGGCACGGACTACGGCGTGCACTCGCCGCGTTGGCTGTCCCGCTTCGGCGACGCGACCCGGCTGGCCGACCGGTACCGCGAGGGCCGCGTGCTGCTGGCGGGCGACGCGGCGCACGTCCACCCGCCGCTGGGTGGGCAGGGCCTCAACCTCGGCATCCAGGACGCGGTGAACCTGGGGTGGAAGCTCGCGGGGACGCTCGCGGGCTGGGCGCCGCCGGACCTCCTGGACACCTACGAGGCCGAACGTCGCCCGGTGGCCGCCGACGTGCTGGACAACACCCGCGCCCAGGTCCTGCTGACCACCCACGAGCCGGGCCCGCGGGCCGTGCGCCGGCTGCTCGCCGAGCTGATGGAGTTCGAGGAGGTCAACCGGTTCCTGCTGGAGAAGGTCATGGCGACCGCCATCCGCTACGACTTCGGCGGCGACCACCACCTGGTCGGGCGGCGCCTGCCCGACCTGCCCCTGAAGACCGGTCGCGTCCACGACCACCTGCACACCGCCCGCGGCGTGCTGCTGGACCAGACCGGGCGGCTCTCCGTCGCGGGCTGGGCGGACCGGGTGGACCACGTCGTGGAGGTGAGCGAGGAGTTGGACGTGCCGGCCGTGCTGCTGCGCCCCGACGGCCACGTGGCGTGGGTCGGCGACGACCAGCGGGACCTGCTCGACCACCTCCCCCGCTGGTTCGGCCCGGCCTGA
- a CDS encoding DUF6220 domain-containing protein — protein MRRVFAVLTVLLALVVAAEFFFAASGAFGSGALYRPHHALGYVTFLLPLVMAVVAGVAKLPRRLIWLPAVVVALTGVQVVIAKVARTLDDPTGPLVFGLHAVNGMAIAAVVGLVLRQALAGARVRSGQPA, from the coding sequence ATGCGCAGGGTGTTCGCCGTGCTGACCGTCCTTCTCGCGCTCGTGGTGGCGGCGGAGTTCTTCTTCGCCGCGAGCGGCGCGTTCGGCAGCGGTGCCCTCTACCGGCCCCACCACGCCCTCGGTTACGTGACCTTCTTGCTGCCGCTGGTCATGGCCGTGGTGGCGGGGGTGGCCAAGCTGCCCCGCCGGCTGATCTGGCTGCCCGCGGTGGTGGTGGCGCTGACCGGGGTGCAGGTCGTGATCGCGAAGGTCGCCCGGACGCTGGACGACCCGACCGGGCCGCTGGTGTTCGGCTTGCACGCGGTCAACGGGATGGCGATCGCGGCGGTGGTCGGGCTGGTCCTGCGACAGGCGCTGGCTGGGGCCCGTGTCCGCTCGGGGCAGCCGGCCTGA
- the sigJ gene encoding RNA polymerase sigma factor SigJ, translating into MTTQRAEMSGRAGTRSGHDQRRHLTGLAYRLLGSAAEAEDAVQETYARWYALSPAQRDAIVSPDAWMTTVAGRVCLDQLGSARARRERYVGDWIPEPLPASNATDAADPADRVTLDESITMAFLVVLETMTPAERVALILHDVFCHPFAEIAEVVGRTPAACRQLASSARRRLRTGRPPASPDRQAELVREFKRAWEAKDIAALVGLLDPDATMTADGGGVVRAALRPIRGSERIARYVLERTAGLTILERTVNGLPGLVAQLDGVTVTVAAFDLTGDRIGHVWAVRNPEKLRLWQSTEDTPWHAVPTDRVGVPSVVEPGGLA; encoded by the coding sequence ATGACGACGCAGCGCGCGGAGATGTCAGGCCGAGCCGGCACCCGGTCCGGGCACGACCAGCGCCGCCACCTGACCGGCCTCGCCTACCGGCTGCTGGGTTCCGCGGCCGAGGCCGAGGACGCCGTCCAGGAGACCTACGCCCGCTGGTACGCCCTGTCCCCCGCCCAGCGCGACGCCATCGTCTCCCCCGACGCGTGGATGACCACCGTCGCCGGTCGCGTGTGCCTGGACCAGCTCGGCTCCGCCCGAGCGCGGCGCGAGCGGTACGTCGGCGACTGGATCCCCGAGCCGCTGCCCGCCTCGAACGCCACCGACGCCGCCGACCCCGCCGACCGCGTGACCCTCGACGAGTCGATCACGATGGCGTTCCTGGTGGTCCTGGAGACGATGACCCCGGCCGAACGGGTGGCGTTGATCCTGCACGACGTCTTCTGCCACCCCTTCGCCGAGATCGCGGAGGTCGTCGGCCGCACCCCGGCCGCCTGCCGCCAGCTCGCCTCCTCCGCCCGCCGCCGCCTGCGCACCGGCCGGCCGCCCGCGTCGCCCGACCGGCAGGCCGAACTCGTCCGGGAGTTCAAGCGGGCGTGGGAGGCCAAGGACATCGCCGCTCTGGTCGGCCTGCTCGACCCCGACGCCACCATGACCGCGGACGGCGGCGGCGTGGTCCGCGCCGCCCTGCGCCCGATCCGCGGCAGCGAGCGGATCGCCCGGTACGTGCTGGAGCGGACGGCCGGCCTGACCATCCTGGAACGCACGGTCAACGGCCTGCCCGGCCTGGTCGCCCAGCTCGACGGCGTGACGGTCACGGTGGCGGCGTTCGACCTGACCGGCGACCGGATCGGGCACGTCTGGGCGGTCCGCAACCCCGAGAAGCTGAGGCTGTGGCAGTCCACAGAGGACACGCCGTGGCACGCTGTGCCGACCGACCGAGTGGGAGTACCGTCCGTGGTGGAGCCGGGAGGACTCGCGTGA
- a CDS encoding YidH family protein, translating to MRDLRLWFSPSRMLAEGTTPDYRFSLANERTFLAWIRTALALVGAGLAVDQFLPDLHAPLRTAVALTAVGLGTACALRAVHHWVRCERAMRRGEPLPVTRFPAVLAVALFALSCAVIVTIVVSGP from the coding sequence ATGCGGGATCTGCGGTTGTGGTTCTCGCCGTCCCGGATGCTCGCCGAGGGCACGACGCCGGACTACCGGTTCTCCCTGGCCAACGAGCGCACCTTCCTGGCCTGGATCCGCACCGCGCTGGCCCTGGTCGGCGCGGGACTCGCGGTCGACCAGTTCCTGCCGGACCTGCACGCGCCGCTGCGCACCGCCGTCGCGCTGACCGCCGTGGGCCTGGGCACGGCGTGCGCGTTGCGGGCGGTCCACCACTGGGTCCGCTGCGAACGCGCGATGCGCCGCGGCGAACCCCTGCCGGTGACCCGGTTCCCCGCGGTGCTGGCGGTCGCGCTCTTCGCCCTGTCCTGCGCGGTCATCGTCACCATCGTGGTGAGCGGCCCGTGA
- a CDS encoding DUF202 domain-containing protein: MTDPGPRPERTGPQPERTGLQPERTALAWRRSALTCTVVALLAAREATAHPIALAVVIPAWLLFCAIAYLRGRTTTRPLPHLVPAVTTASVLALAAAALLVR, encoded by the coding sequence GTGACCGACCCCGGCCCCCGACCGGAACGCACCGGCCCCCAACCGGAGCGGACCGGGCTGCAACCGGAACGCACCGCCCTGGCCTGGCGCCGCTCGGCGCTCACCTGCACCGTCGTCGCCCTCCTGGCCGCCCGCGAAGCCACCGCACACCCGATCGCGCTGGCCGTGGTCATCCCGGCGTGGCTCCTGTTCTGCGCGATCGCCTACCTGCGAGGCCGCACCACCACCCGCCCGCTCCCCCACCTCGTGCCGGCCGTCACCACCGCCTCGGTCCTGGCCCTGGCCGCCGCCGCGCTGCTCGTCCGGTGA
- a CDS encoding TIGR03619 family F420-dependent LLM class oxidoreductase, with protein sequence MKFAISYSTPYFGVDPDRVVAYARHAEECGFEALYVPEHIAVYPGAAVGGHQIPAGLPYADPVDTLSFLAAATSRILLGTGVLLLPYHHPVVLAKRLATVDVLSRGRMRLLTVGLGVLPGEAKAVGVDFATRGRRTDESIDVLRLLWEGGEDGVSHRGEFFEFDDLCSFPKVHGGGSLPIHVGGSSRAAARRAGLRGDGYFPGGALTPDERDAQWRLVRDTAEAAGRDPGRLEYTRWASIDMGVEQAEVFAEQGVTRVVVSATSADPAEQRDQMSAFAERLGLRAGY encoded by the coding sequence GTGAAGTTCGCGATCAGCTACAGCACCCCGTACTTCGGCGTGGACCCCGACCGGGTGGTCGCCTACGCGCGGCACGCCGAGGAGTGCGGTTTCGAGGCCCTGTACGTCCCCGAGCACATCGCCGTGTACCCGGGCGCGGCGGTGGGCGGCCACCAGATCCCGGCGGGATTGCCCTACGCCGACCCCGTCGACACCCTGAGCTTCCTCGCCGCCGCGACCAGCCGGATCCTGCTGGGGACCGGGGTCCTGCTGCTGCCCTACCACCACCCGGTCGTGCTGGCGAAGCGCCTGGCGACGGTGGACGTCCTGTCCCGCGGCCGGATGCGCCTGCTCACCGTGGGTCTGGGGGTCCTGCCCGGCGAGGCGAAGGCGGTCGGCGTCGACTTCGCCACCAGGGGACGGCGGACCGACGAGTCGATCGACGTGCTGCGCCTGCTGTGGGAGGGCGGGGAGGACGGGGTGAGCCACCGCGGGGAGTTCTTCGAGTTCGACGACTTGTGCAGCTTCCCCAAGGTGCACGGGGGCGGCTCGCTCCCGATCCACGTGGGAGGGTCCAGTCGGGCGGCGGCTCGGCGGGCCGGTCTGCGCGGTGACGGGTACTTCCCGGGCGGGGCGTTGACGCCGGACGAGCGCGACGCGCAGTGGCGGCTGGTGCGGGACACGGCCGAGGCGGCGGGTCGCGACCCCGGGCGCTTGGAGTACACGCGGTGGGCTTCGATCGACATGGGCGTGGAGCAGGCGGAGGTGTTCGCCGAGCAGGGGGTGACGCGGGTGGTCGTGAGCGCCACCAGCGCGGACCCCGCGGAGCAGCGTGACCAGATGTCCGCGTTCGCCGAGCGGTTGGGTCTCCGGGCCGGGTATTAG